The Clostridia bacterium genome contains the following window.
CCCCCCCCCCCCCCCCCCCCCCCCCCCCCCCTAAACCAACTCCAGACTCTCCACTCCCGTCCAGCCTCCCGGAGGCCGCTTTCCCGCCTCAGCTAAATCCCCTTAACCCACTGCCGTGTTCGGTTTCCGCCGGGCGTTCGCCTCCGATCCGGCTTCCACCTCACACCATTACATCCGGGGGGAAGCCGATTGTTCAAGTTCCTTGAAGACATAAGAAAATACGGCCATGACCTTCTCGGCCACAGCCTGGGAGTTGCCAGCTACTCAGTCTACATAGGCGGGCTTGGCGGGGCTTGCCCCGAGGACGTTCCCGCCCTCGCCGCCGGCGCCCTCCTGCACGACCTGGGAAAGACCAGCTTAGACCCCGAAGTTTTAAACAAGCCCGGACCCTTAACTCCCGGAGAATGGGCGCAGGTCAGGATGCATCCGGTGGCCGGAGCCCTGATGCTGGCCGGGGAACTTCCGGCAAAACCCACCCGGATGCTGGCCGGCCGCCGTTCAGGCTGGCCGGGAGAGGTTCTCGAGGTGGTGCTCTTCCACCACGAGCACTGGGCGGGCACCGGCTACTACGGCTATCCCGGGGAAAGCATCCCCCTTTACGCCCGGGTGGTGGCCCTGGCCGACGCCCTGGACGCCATGACCTCGGTTCGGTCCTACCGCGGCCCGCTCAGCCCCGACGAGGTGCTCCGGGAGCTGAAGAAAGGGGCCGGCCGGCAGTTCGACCCCGAGCTTTCAGCCAAGGTGGTCAGGGCCCTGGAGAAGGGGCCGGGTTTATCCGGGGATATCCGCTCCCCCGATGGGTTTGTCGAGTTGCTCTACCGGACCGTGTTCTCCCTGGGCGGTGGCATGGGCAGGACCAACCTCAGCCGGGAGAAGAGGGGCGAGCTGAGAGAGCTGGCCCTGGCCGTGGAGGGCCTTAAGGCCCGCTCTGCCTCCGGGGAGGGGATCTAGGAATGGCCGAAGGTGCGACCAAGGGGGCAGGGAATTTTGAGATAGTGGTGGACCCCGGCGCCCTCACCTGCCGCGTCCGGGTCTTTCCGGGAGGAGGCGGGGAAGGCCCCCCACCCCCGTTATCCCTGGAGGAGCTGGCGAGGGCGCTTTCCGCCCGGGGCATAACCTGGGGGATCGACTGGGATGCCGTGAGGCAGGCGGCAGCAGCCACCGGGGAGGAGGAAGTTGTTGTTGCCCGGGGCAAGCCCCCATCGCCGGGGGAGGACGCCCGGGTGGAGGTGCTTTTCCCGGAGGAGGAGAGGATCGAGGTCCTGCCCGAAGGTAGCGAGGCAGTTGATTTCAGGGAGCGCTTCCGGCTGGTCACGGTAAGCCCGGGGGCGGTGCTGGCCCGGCTTCATCCTGCTTGCCCCGGCACCCCCGGCACCGACGTCTACGGACGCCCGGTTCCCCCTCCCCGGGTGCGGGAGCTGAAGCTTTTGGCCGGCCGGGGGGTGGAGCTAGCCGAGGGTGGGCTGGAAGCGGTGGCTGCCGCCGGCGGCCGGCCGGTGGCCGTCCGCCGCCGGGGGATGGTGCGGGTGGACGTCCTCCCCTCCCTTACCCACCTGGGGGATGTGGACATGGCTTCGGGCAACATCGTCTTCGACGGCGACGCCCACATCCTTGGGGATGTCCGCGAGGGGATGCGGGTGAGCGTGGGGGGAAGGCTCACGGTGGCGGGCAGCGTCGACCGGGCGGTGGTGAGCGCGGCGGCAAGCTCCCGCCTGGGAAACGCCATCGGCTCCTCGGTGGTGGTGGGCGGGGAGAAGGCTGCCGCCCGGGCCCTGCTCCCTATAGCGGAAAAGCTCCACCAAAAGCTTTCCGATCTCTCCCTGGCCCTCTCCCAGCTGGAAAAGGCCCACGCAGCCATAGGGCAGGGCGAGCTCTTCTCCCGGAGCATCGGCGCCGCCCTCAGGCTTCTTTTAGAGGGCCGGTTCTCCGCCATCCCCGCCCTGGTGGGGGAGTTTAGGGATGCTGCCGCCCGGGTTGCCTCCGCTCTAAAAGGCAGTAGGCTTGAAGCCAAACTCGCTGCTTTGGCCGATGGCCTTGAGCGGGCGCTGGTGACCATGCCCATGCAGGTGGCAGGAAAGGGGGAGCTCGACCGCCTGGTTGGCCTGCTGGGAGACCTGATAGCCGACCTTCTGGCCAGCCAGGGGTCCCGGGCCGACCTGGAAGTGGCCTATGCCATCCACTCTCGCCTCATAGCTTCCGGGGCGGTAAAGGTCTCAGGCGCCGGCTGCTACAACAGCACCGTTCAGGCGGGCGGGGAGGTGCACGTGAGCGGCGTGTTCCGGGGAGGCGAGATCCAGGCCGGAGGCGACGTCTACGTGGGCGAGCTGGGCTCACCGGCCGGAAGCCCAACCCTGGTCAGGACCGTACCCAAGTCCAGCGTCACCCTGGGCCTGGCCTGGGAAAACGCGGAAGTGTGGCTGGGGCCAAAGAGGTACCGCTTCTCCGTAAGTGAGCGGCAGGTGAAGCTCTACCTGAACAGGGAGGGGATAGTGGATAAAGTGACCAGACCCGGGCCGCGCAGGTGAGCCCTCGGTTTCAATGGGAAGGAAGGCCAGGCCGGCTGTATGAGAAAGTGGATAGCGGGCAGCCTGATTTGTACCCGTGGTTGTTGGCAGGTGGCCTTCCTTCCTGTACAGGTGGCCTTAAATTACGGACTAACTTGACAGAAGCGCATTTCTTGCATCAGGGATCTACTTGAAGCGCATCAATTTCTATGCTGCATATCTTGCCTAGCGGAATGATGATTGCCCTAGCAATTTCCTTTTCTACGAGCTTTCCCCCACTTATTGTCTTGACCAAGATTGTTTTACCGTTGAAGCCCACCAGGATTAAAAAACCGTCGATTACTGCTACGATCTTTGCGTTCAGGGCTTTTTTGCAGCACCCGTCACACTCAAATTCCACAGCGACGCAAAGGTTTTCCGGATCCCCTACTTTGTTGATTGCTGACATTACCGGGCTGCCGAAAGGAACCCCAACGGCAGTCTCCTCCATGTTGCTCATTTAATCACCTCCTAAGCCAAATTGCAGGATGAAATTCCATTAACAGGATATGCTCACTGGCGAAAATGGTGATTCTTTCCTTCTCTCAGCATAGGTTGATTTTAAAAGCTTCCTTGGGAGTGCCCGCTTCAGCTGGCGGGCTTCTTTTTTGGAGTGGATCAAGGCTGGAAGCCCACAGAATCGCGAGCAGGTTCTAGGGCAGACGAAAAGCGAGACCGACCTGGCAGCAAAGCCCGGCGGTTTTTCTTTGCAGTTCTGGAAACAATATGGGATAGACAGGATAGGAGGTGTAAACTCGGCCCCGGTGGAGGCGGCCGGAACCGTTATGCCGCGTGGCCCAGCACTTTCAAAGGTATGCCGAAAAGGGTACAATATTAAAGTGAATGGGGAAAACGTGGTGCTTTACAGGAACGAGGGCGGGATCACGGTCGCCAACGTTTTCCCGCGCCGGCCCAGCGGGCAGGAGGAGAGGATGCTGGCCTTCCGCCGCCTTGCGGCGGAAATGGTCATCCGGGCCGTGAAACACTGAACAAGTGTCGGAGAAAGGAGGTCGCTCATGGCAACAAAGCGTGCCGCCGCCCTGTACCGGGTCAGCACCGCCAAGCAGGTGAAGCAAGACGATGAGGACGCCATCCCGGTGCAGAAACATGCCATAGAGAAGTACGTACGGGAGCACGGCTGGACTCTGGTTCATGAGTACCTGGAACCCGGAGTCTCCGCGTACAGCCTGTCGTTCCAGGAACGGCAGGTCCTACAGCAGGCCCTCGCGGACGCAAAAAGCGGAATGTACGATGTGTTCCTTGTGTTCAAGAGCGACCGCCTGAGCCGGAACAGCCTGGAATATCCCCTTATACTGAAGCTCTTTCACCTGGCCGGCGTCGAGGTGATAGCCGTAGCGGAAAACAGGGAGCTCATCATCGACGACCAACTGCAGAAGTTGCTGCGCTTTGTTGAGGGCTGGCAGGCGGAAACCGAGAGCAACAACACCAGTACCCGCGTGAAGGCGGCCATGCTGGACCTTGCACAAAGGGGCAGATGGACCGGCGGCAAGGTTCCGTACGGCTACCGGCTGTCGGAGAAGAAAGGAGAGTCCCTGCAAATAGATCCGGAAGAAGCCCGGGTGCTGACGGAGATAGTGCGGCTGTACCTGGAGGAGGGCATGGGGTCGAGACGCATAGCCGAGCATCTGAACACCCTGGGGATAAAGACGAAGCTCGGAAAGATGTGGAATGACACCAACCTCAGGCGAACCCTGCAGAACCCCATCATCGCCGGTCTGCCGGCGTACAACCGCACAAAGCAGGCCGCAAAGGCCCGCAGCCGGATCAGGCGTCCCTGGGACATTTACGGGAATCCCGAGATCATCATTCCCAGGGATGAGAACGGGAATCCTGCTCCGGTGAAAGAGCTTGAGATCATTCCACTGGACACATGGTGGAAGCTCATGACCCAGATGCACGCGGGCAAAACGCTTACAAGGAGGCCCGGCCGTCCGCCGTCAGACCCGCTACTCCTGACCGGGTTTCTGAAGTGCGGTTACTGCGGTCGGGGTTTCGTGTCCAGCAATGTCTGCGAAAAGGGCCGCCCCAACCGTAAGGTATACCGTTGCGCTACCAAGCGCCACTATGGCTCCCAGTTCTGTCCGGGACAGGGACAGTACAGCCGCGAGAAGGTAGAAGGGATTTTTATGAAGGAGCTGGAAACCTTTCTTGCTGGCATTGACCTGGGAGACCCGACCGACTATCTCAAAGGGAAAATGGCCGCCGCCAGGTCGAGGGCCAGGGCCGAGATGGACCACCTGCGAAGCGAGCTGAGGAAGGCCCAGAGGAGGCTGGACAGCTGGACCGAGAGGCTGAACGCCTACTTCGCCGAACCGGGAAACAGCCTGTACAGCGAAGAGTTCCTGGCCAGAGAGCTTGCCAAGGCGCAGAAGGACGTGCAGTCGCTCACCAAGCAGATCGGCGACCTCCAGGCCGAGGTTGAGGCGGAAGCGGCCGAGCAGGCGAAGGTGGCGAGTTTTGCCCGCATTGCCCCGCACTGGTTTGAGATCTTCAAGAAGGCTCCCACGCTGGAGAAGAAGAAGATGCTCGAACAGATAATCGACCACGTGACGCTGTGGCGCGACCGGATGGAGATAGTCTACAACGTGAACCTGCTTGAGATGGCTGAGCTGGCCGGGGAAGAGGTTGCCGGAACACCCGAACCCTTCTCGCTCAAGGCAGTTGCCAGGATCGGCTAGGGGTAGTCAAATGCAATCAATTGGCGTCCCGGTGGCCGTGGCAGCCAGATATTCGTTTATAACGGCCACAGCTACCATGACCATTCATCCAATAAGGCTGACCGGGCTGGTAATCACTGTTCCCCAAACTTTTGAGTACTTGGAAAAGATGCAAGACCGGGTTATTTGGTTTATTACCCAACATTCCCGGGTAAGTGAAAAGAAGTTGCGAGAGATGATGTTTAAAACCGGTGAACTAGCCAGGGACGTCGGTACTATTTTGGTAGGAAAAGAAGCAGTTGACGTGGGGTTGATATTGGAAGTTGGTGGGCTAGGTGATGCTTTAAGAAAATTGGATGAGCTTATTGCCGGCAATTCACCGAGAGAGGTTAACTAAGATGTGGCTTTACACAGTTATGCCTCTGGAAATATGCCTGCAGGGATTAGATACCGGGTATGCCGACAGGTACGAGGAGCTTCAAATAGGCTCAGCTTGCCTGATAGTTGATCCGCTTGGCTTCAGAAAAGCCCGTGTAGTTCAATTAATCTCCCCGATGCCAAGCCATTATCTCTTGCCACAGTTCCAGCCCGGCCGAGTAATAGACCTAGCATCTGAAAGGTAAGAATTAGACTAGCATGCAGTATAATCAGATGGAAGGGAATTTCCATCTGCATGTCGAATAGTTCACCCGAGGTGAAGATGGTTTGGCTCGGCGTGTAAACACCATGCAGACGAAGCTTAAGAACCAGATTATCGGAGTAATCTTGGTGGCGGTCGCGGCATTTAGCGCCCTCAGCCTACATATTGCTCAGGGTCATGGAGCTATGCCCAATGGGGCAGTAGGTTTGGTGGGTGGCTTCATAGCCAGGGTTTTTTATACTTTTGGAGGCGAAGCCAGATATATACTGCCCATAATGATTGGCTTACTTGGCTTTAAGATCATCGTTCAGGCTAAGCCAAGGCACAACCACTATTTTAATGGGGGCTTAGTCCTAATGTTCCTTAGCGTTGTGGCTGCTTGCCACCTGTCCTATGCCATAGCTTATCCGCCTGGAGCGGTACTGCGTTTGGGTTGGGGCGGCATCGGCGGGGGAATTATCGGGGCTCTGATATCCATAGTATTGGTTCGCGCGTTTGGCGCTACCGGCAGCTACATCCTTTTGGCGGCTAGCCTTATCATTTCCTTAATTTGCATTACCAAGGCTTCCCTAGACAAGGGGATAAGTGCGTTCCTAGGATTTCTACAAACAAACTTGATACGACTCAAGGAGCGGTTATCTAGATTCCTTTTCACCGTTGAGGAGGATGAGCCTCTGCCAACTTCCGGTCGCTCGCTCCCTGCAGATGAGCCTGCCGTTATGGTTAATGGGGAAGCGCGCCCCCAACCTGTGATCATAGACCACCGTGAGCAAGCTTTGCCGGAGAAGAAGGTGGCCAGTGGTGTTAGCGAGTATGCTCGTCCGGTGACTGCGCCGCCAGTAGGGACTGCGGATGGGCCTTTGGGCTTGAATAAATCAACTACCGGGCAAGCGTTCAAGCTTCCGCCCCTAGACTTGTTGAGCCGCTCGCCTAAACCTCGTGGAGCCAAATTGACCAGAGATATAAACGAAAAAGTCAAGCTGCTAGAGGATACGTTGGAGAGCTTTGGGGTGAAGGTCAAGGTTACTCAAGTTACTTATGGTCCAGCAGTGACAAGGTTTGAAGTTCAGCCTGCACCAGGTGTCAAGGTAAGCCGGATTATGGCTTTGTCTGATGACATTGCCCTGAGCTTGGCTGCGCCGCAGGTGAGAATTGAAGCTCCTATTCCGGGAAAATCAGCTTTAGGTATAGAAATACCAAATCGTGAAACAGCTGTGGTTCATTTTCGTGAAGTCTTAGAGTCTCCCGAGTTCCAAAATTCCAGCTCCAAACTGACTGTTGCCCTGGGCAAGGATATAGCCGGAAGTGCAGTAGTAGCGGACCTGGGGCAAATGCCTCACCTTTTGATTGCGGGAGCGACAGGTTCTGGTAAAAGCGTTTGCCTCAATGCTCTCATCTGCAGTCTGCTCTTTAAGGCAACTCCAGACGAACTTCAGTTGCTGATGATTGATCCCAAGATGGTAGAGCTGACCACTTTTAACGGCATTCCCCACTTATTGGCTCCAGTCGTAACCGACCCCAAACGCGCAGCAACTGCCCTCAGGTGGATGGTTAGTGAGATGGAAAAACGCTATGAGCTTTTTGCTAGCGCTGGAGTTCGCGACATAACCCGTTATAACGTGTTGAAGCTGCATGAAGCTGAAGAGGGCGGAGAGAGTTGTCTTCCTTACATTGTGGTTATCATAGATGAGCTGGCTGACCTTATGATGGTGGCACCAGCAGATGTTGAGGACGCCATCTGCAGGTTGGCACAGATGGCTCGAGCTGCAGGTATCCATTTAGTTATAGCCACCCAGAGGCCCTCAGTTGACGTAATAACTGGGGTAATCAAAGCCAATATACCTTCGCGAATTTCATTTGCCGTCTCCTCTCAAGCCGACTCCAGGACTATTCTCGACAGTGCGGGCGCCGAAAAGCTCTTGGGGCGAGGCGACATGTTGTTCTTGCCAGTTGGAGCGCCCAAGCCAATTCGAGTGCAAGGAGCCTATTTGTCGGACAAAGAAGTAGAGGATGTAGTCAGTTTTCTGCAAAGCCAAGGCCACCCCAAATACGATCAAAACATATTTCAAAAGAAAGAAGAGCAAATGCGGCAGGAATCCGAAGAGGATGAGTTACTGCCGGAAGCAGTGCGAATCCTGATCGAAAGCGGGCAAGCTTCAATTTCTCTGCTTCAGCGACGCCTTCACATCGGTTATACTCGGGCTGCTCGCCTAATTGATCAGATGGAGGCCAGGGGCATCATTGGCGGGTACGAAGGTACCAAGCCGCGAGCCATTTTAATGACGTGGGAGCAGTACCGAAGATCGTTTGGAGGGGTCTAATAGCCCCTTGGGGGGGGTCAGTGGATGGGTGGACTAGGCGAAACATTGCGCGCAGCAAGGGAACGCAAGGGTGTATCCTTAAAGCAAGCTGAGGAAGCTACCAAGATCCGGAGCAAGTACTTGGAGGCCTTGGAGCGAGAAGATTTTGGTGCTCTGCCGGGTAAGGTTTACGCTATTGGCTTTGCTAAAACCTATGCCAAGTTCCTAGGGCTCAACAGTGAGGAGGTGGCCCACCAGTGCCGTTCTCAACTGAGCGAGCTAGATCGTGGTCATGGTGGCGAAGAAGACCTGCCTGCAACTGTCTATTTGGTGCCGAAGAATCAGCCTTGGCGTAGGTACATACGGGCTACTGCAGCGTTCCTTGTCGTTCTTTGCCTTTTGCTAGGTGCTTACTGGGCCATCAATCATGTTTTGGTTTCTTCGCCTGCCTTAACCTCTAATAATCATCCATCAACAGATACCCCTCGGGTTCCTCCTGAGACTAGTCATCCGGGCCCAACCAACCCCAGCAATCCCCCGGCTGAGCAGGGTTTGGAGCTAAACATCCGAATAATAAAAGATGAGTGTTGGGTAAGTATTACTTCCGACGGAGTAAGAGTATACCAGGGGCTGATCCGTGCTGGAGATCAGAAGACCGTAATCGCCCGAAGAGAAATTATAGTTAGATTGGGGAATGCTGGGGTGGTTAGCTTGAGTCTAAATGGTCAAGATTTGGGTATTGTCGGGAAACCCGGGCAGGTGGTTACCAAACGCTTTACTGCCCCATAAGAATCAAAAAGTAGGTGCAGGTATATTGCCTACTCCTACTCTCGGGATGCTAAAACTAATAATTGTGCGACCTGTATTTAGGATCGCTTGTCTCTAGCTCTAGCTTTGGGTAACGTCTCCTTTCTGGACAAGCGCAACCGCCCCTGTTGGTCAAACCCAATGGCTTTGACAAGGATCTCCTGGCCCTGGTGGACCACATCTTCAACTCGAGCAATCCGGCGATCGGATAGCTGGGAAATATGCACCATACCTTCCTTTCCTGGTAGGCCCAATACCCCCGGTATTATTTCTACAAAAGCGCCGAAATCGGTTATCCGGGTCACTTTACCGGAATAAATCTTGCCTATCTCTACATCCTGGGTTAGTGCTTGAATCAGGCTTACGGCTTTTGCCCCGCTTTCGCCATCGCTAGCAGCTATAAAGATACGACCGTCGTCCTCGATGTCTATCCTTACACCAGTTTCTTCAATGATCTTCTTAATAATCTTACCACCGGGACCGATTACCTCGCGGATTTTGTCGGGATCAACAACCATCCGGATGATCCTAGGCGCCAACGGTGAGAGTTCTGGGCGAGGCTTGGGTATGGCTCCCAGCATACTATCTAGGATCTGCGCTCGGCCTTTACGAGCTTCTTCTAAGGCTGAGCGAAGAATTTCCTCGCTTATACCTTTGGTTTTAATGTCCATTTGCAGGGCGGTAATTCCTTTAGCGCTACCCGCTACCTTGAAATCCATGTCCCCAAGGGCGTCTTCAATCCCTTGAATATCCGTTAGTACTGCGAATTCTCCTTCGCCTTTAATCAAGCCCATAGCTACGCCAGCAACCGGGGCACTAATGGGCACTCCTGCGTCCATCAGGGCTAAGGTACTTCCGCAGACGCTAGCCATGGAAGTAGAACCGTTAGATTCGAGTACTTCCGACACCAAGCGTATGGTATAAGGAAACTCTTCCTCTCCCGGGAGGACTGCTTCTAAGGCACGCTCAGCTAAGGCTCCGTGCCCGATTTCTCTGCGGCCTGGTCCTCGCATAGGTCGGGCTTCACCAACGCTGTAGGGAGGAAAGTTATAATGGTGCATGTAGCGCTTACTCTCTTCAACACCCAGTCCGTCTAGTATTTGTTCATCGCTTACGGCGCCAAGGGTAGCGACGGTCAGAACCTGAGTCTCGCCTCGGGTGAACAACCCCGATCCGTGCACTCTGGGAATAACGCCTACTTGGCAGAAGATAGGGCGAATCTCATCGAGTTGTCGGCCATCAATCCTTACTTTTTCCTCAAGGACCATTCGGCGTAAAACTTGCTTTTCGGTTTCTTCGATAATTGCCCGAACTGTCCTTTCCACCTGAACGGGGTCATCACCGCCATGCTCATCTAATACTTCTTTGACTATCTGGTTCTTGATTTCCTCTAGATGTTTTTCTCGCTCGAGCTTTCGTGGTTTGCTTCTTTGGTACTCACGAATAGCTGCTTCCAAGACTGCTTTTGATTTACTTTGCAGCTCGGAAATTAAACTTGGCTCCAGCGGCTCAGCCGCTACCACCATTTCTTGCTTAGGTTTAGCTAGGTTTAACGACAAGGCCTCTTCCCGAAAGTCATTAATGAACTTAGCGATTCTTGCTACTTCTCTGTGGCCAGTCATTATTGCCTCGAGCATTTTGGATTCTCCAACTTCTTTTGCTCCTGCTTCCACCATCATTACTGCGTCATGGGTTCCGGCTACCACTAGATGGAGCTGGCTTTTTTCGCTTTGGGCCAAGGTAGGGTTAATTACTATTTCACCATCTACTAAGCCCACCAGTACGCCACCAATCGGTTCAGCAAAGGGTATGTCTGAAATCGTTAATGCTGCCGAAGCAGCGGTCAGGGCCAGAATATCCGGGGGATTATCCTGGTCCACTGCTAATACAGTTACAACTACGTGAACGTCATTGCGGTATCCTTTTGGAAACAAAGGGCGAATCGGTCGGTCTATGAGACGTGCAGATAGAATAGCCTTTTCGCTGGGACGCCCCTCCCGTTTTATGAAACCACCTGGAATCTTTCCTACAGCGTAGTGCCGCTCCTCATAGTCTACTGTTAATGGAAAGAAATCTATTCCTTCACGCGGTTCGGAGGAAGAAGTAGCAGTTGCCAGAACTACGGTATCGCCATATCTGGCTAATACTGCCCCATTGGCTTGGGTTGCTAACCTACCAGTCTCGAGTATCATTCGTCTTCCTGCTACTTCTAGATCGCGAACTAATGTTTCGCGTTTTTGAAGCACGTTAACCACCTCTTGCCTTTACCTGGTGTCCAGTATTGCCGATTCCAGCGAAGAGTAGTCGACGCTCTACTTACCTATTTTCTTAGACCCAATTTTTCAACAATGGCCAGGTAACGCGCAGGGTGGTTATCCTTGAGATACCTGAGCAAGCCCCGTCGTTGGCCGACCATCTTGAGTAAGCCGCGTCGAGAGTGAAAATCCTTTCGATGCTGTTTCAGGTGCTCGGTAAGCTGGTTAATTCTTTCGGTGAGTAGAGCAATTTGTACCTCTGGTGACCCTGTGTCCTGCTCGTGAATACGGAACCGATCGATGATTTCATGTTTCCTTTCTGGTGAAAGTGGCATTTTTAAAAACCTCCTCATTTTATCCCCGCAGGTAAGCTTAGCATCTCGTGCGGCCTAGTCGCTACGGTTCATAACTGACTGCTAGAAGTCATTATAAGGCAAATGTACCCGGCAAGCAACTTAATTGCTTGGCGTAAAATAACCACGGGATTTCCCATTCCTTCCCACGGAAAGCTAAGGGCGAAAAAAGCTGAGACCTCACTCCGAAGTGGGAATTGAAAGGAGGAGTAAGGTCTCATGAGAAACTCTTTCTGAAACCATAACATTGCATGAGGCCGCAACTTTTAAGGATATTGTGTAAAAGGCTTGGCTTGCAGGAGTGCGCCGTTTGTGATACCATCATTTTAGTCAAATAACCCTACTATGCGCGTGGGTGGCTGTGGTTTAGAGCCAACACCATTGAAAAGGGAGCCTAACTCTGCATCTGGCTTGTAGGCCCGGTACGGGAAACAAAAAGGTTGCAGGAGGGCACCCACCTGCTGAGAGCAGGTTCGTAAACTCCGGCCGCCACGGCATTAGTGGGGTTTTATGTTACCAAGGGCTTATCTCTGGTGAGGAAGCGGGGATACGGGTGGATTTGGCAAAGGCTCCTTTAGCGCGGCGAATGCGCCCTCAGTCTCTG
Protein-coding sequences here:
- the rpsO gene encoding 30S ribosomal protein S15; this translates as MPLSPERKHEIIDRFRIHEQDTGSPEVQIALLTERINQLTEHLKQHRKDFHSRRGLLKMVGQRRGLLRYLKDNHPARYLAIVEKLGLRK